DNA from Streptomyces luteogriseus:
TTGACGCGATTGATGGACAACGTCGCGGTGTTCGTGGAGGACGAGCCGCCGTCGGATGATCCCGAGCTGCTCGGGCTGTACGAGGGGACTCCGCTGACCGACCGGGGTGAGTGGTACGCCGGTGTGCTGCCCGACCGGATCACGGTGTACCGGAATCCGACGCTGCGGATGTGCGAGTCGCGGGAGGACGTCGTCGCGGAGACGGAGATCACCGTCGTGCATGAGATCGCCCACCACTTCGGGATCGACGACGCCCGTCTTCACGCCCT
Protein-coding regions in this window:
- a CDS encoding metallopeptidase family protein, with product MLEMTREEFEELVAEALDRIPPELTRLMDNVAVFVEDEPPSDDPELLGLYEGTPLTDRGEWYAGVLPDRITVYRNPTLRMCESREDVVAETEITVVHEIAHHFGIDDARLHALGYG